From a region of the Maridesulfovibrio ferrireducens genome:
- a CDS encoding GAF domain-containing protein, with protein sequence MSPHPYWIIVLLTASRYGFGGGAFAGFITAVAYFGFVLLSIPDLALVEFKSLSMWGKPALFFIVGVVIGEMRELNIKEYSSLSEERDAYKEAFNKIKIKFDVLSEAKQEIDTRIISQENTLGTLYEAAQGLRTLSQESIFPAVLEILIEFMSVEDCSIYTLEGDEFKLNTAIRHGKSSLPDKIPYYEGLMGLAAEDKKTVSIKEVADSESMPSGIIISAPILADNQKHVIGVLNVEKMPFMKFNSDSVRVAGLVADWCGSSMENATVFQETKDKLIADELIDAYTYDYFKKRLREEFVRSRRYELDLSLILLEFPSMENASDDGREEVLMAFSMILKNQIREIDILFLNDKPGSFFLVLPTTPAAGARVVVKNILNAFRALSMMAFESDESLVEIRAGVSGYSMGMEDPMDMVKAVEEDVVSVLFTE encoded by the coding sequence GTGTCCCCTCATCCCTATTGGATTATCGTGTTGCTTACCGCTTCCCGTTATGGGTTCGGTGGCGGTGCATTTGCAGGATTTATCACAGCAGTAGCCTATTTTGGATTTGTATTGCTTTCAATTCCGGATCTTGCTCTTGTTGAATTTAAAAGTCTTTCTATGTGGGGAAAGCCTGCTTTGTTTTTTATTGTGGGTGTTGTGATTGGCGAAATGCGGGAACTTAATATCAAAGAATATAGTTCGTTAAGTGAAGAGCGCGATGCCTATAAAGAAGCCTTCAATAAAATAAAAATAAAATTTGATGTCTTAAGTGAAGCAAAGCAGGAAATTGATACCAGAATTATTTCTCAGGAAAACACCTTGGGAACTTTGTATGAGGCTGCGCAAGGTCTTCGTACTTTGAGTCAGGAAAGTATTTTTCCTGCGGTTCTTGAGATTCTTATAGAATTCATGAGTGTCGAAGATTGTTCCATTTATACCCTCGAGGGTGATGAATTTAAGCTGAATACCGCGATAAGGCATGGGAAAAGTTCGCTACCTGACAAAATTCCTTATTATGAAGGTTTAATGGGATTGGCAGCTGAAGATAAAAAAACTGTTTCGATTAAAGAAGTGGCAGATTCTGAAAGCATGCCGAGCGGTATAATTATTTCCGCGCCGATTTTAGCAGATAATCAAAAACATGTTATCGGCGTCCTGAATGTCGAAAAAATGCCGTTTATGAAATTTAACAGTGATTCAGTGCGAGTTGCCGGACTTGTTGCCGACTGGTGCGGAAGCAGTATGGAAAACGCGACAGTATTTCAAGAGACTAAAGATAAGCTTATCGCAGATGAATTGATTGATGCTTATACGTATGATTATTTCAAAAAGAGATTGCGTGAGGAGTTTGTCAGATCCCGCAGGTATGAACTGGATTTATCACTGATTTTATTGGAATTTCCAAGTATGGAAAATGCTTCGGATGATGGTAGAGAAGAAGTTTTGATGGCTTTCAGTATGATTTTGAAAAATCAGATTCGCGAAATTGATATTTTGTTTTTGAATGATAAGCCCGGTTCTTTTTTTCTGGTCTTGCCGACAACTCCGGCGGCAGGTGCAAGGGTTGTCGTTAAGAATATTTTGAATGCGTTTAGAGCATTAAGTATGATGGCATTTGAGTCCGATGAAAGTCTGGTTGAGATTCGTGCCGGAGTGTCTGGCTACTCTATGGGTATGGAAGATCCTATGGACATGGTTAAAGCCGTAGAAGAGGATGTCGTCAGTGTTTTATTCACGGAGTAA
- a CDS encoding HEAT repeat domain-containing protein, whose protein sequence is MFYSRSKIILSARLWFAAAFLFAYLFEIGAFWFYVNRSESSYFVYAAVLAHIFAALSFFITRPKPRALPGVGYYYPRLAALFTFFMPGIGLLGISMTLFMSRIFMTSHGLAEEYKEKAFEGSGIDVDLPEDINVFLYEELDIHPIADILAGDDIQMKRGAVNLLRRIGSSEAVSLLRKSLSDENAEVRFYAHTALARLEEDYAQSLDKAEIRTKKYGSAQSYAELGSVYRNYAQSGLPEINIQEQSMKFSCDHWKVASEMVPENTDYLMRLAEIYIESRRFSEAVEIYKGTRNNPTLELESRLGMCRAYFEMGNFIALFHEVENLRAKPVLESADPFKKVVYDFWMDGESAYE, encoded by the coding sequence GTGTTTTATTCACGGAGTAAAATAATCCTTTCAGCGCGGCTTTGGTTCGCTGCCGCCTTTTTATTTGCATACTTGTTTGAAATTGGTGCGTTCTGGTTTTATGTGAACAGGTCTGAATCTTCCTATTTTGTCTACGCTGCGGTTTTGGCTCATATTTTTGCAGCATTATCTTTTTTTATTACGAGGCCGAAGCCCAGAGCTTTGCCGGGGGTCGGATATTATTATCCTCGCTTGGCAGCTCTTTTTACTTTTTTCATGCCCGGTATCGGACTTTTGGGTATTTCAATGACTTTGTTCATGTCCAGAATTTTTATGACAAGTCACGGTCTTGCCGAGGAGTATAAAGAAAAAGCTTTTGAGGGAAGCGGTATAGATGTTGATCTTCCCGAAGATATCAATGTTTTTTTGTATGAAGAGTTGGATATTCATCCTATTGCGGATATTCTTGCCGGGGATGATATCCAAATGAAACGCGGCGCTGTCAATCTGCTCAGGCGGATTGGTTCGTCAGAGGCTGTTTCATTACTTAGAAAAAGTCTGTCAGATGAAAATGCAGAAGTCCGTTTTTACGCGCATACTGCTCTTGCCCGGTTGGAAGAAGATTATGCTCAGTCATTGGATAAAGCTGAGATTCGCACTAAAAAATATGGTAGTGCACAATCTTACGCAGAGCTTGGGTCCGTCTATAGAAATTATGCTCAAAGCGGTCTTCCTGAAATCAATATTCAAGAACAATCAATGAAGTTTTCTTGTGATCACTGGAAGGTTGCTTCTGAAATGGTTCCTGAGAATACAGACTATCTAATGAGGCTGGCAGAAATTTATATTGAGAGCCGGAGGTTTTCTGAGGCTGTTGAAATATATAAAGGCACTAGGAATAATCCAACGCTTGAACTTGAATCCCGTTTGGGGATGTGCAGAGCTTATTTTGAGATGGGTAATTTTATTGCGTTGTTCCATGAAGTTGAGAATCTGCGGGCGAAACCGGTTTTAGAATCTGCTGATCCATTTAAAAAAGTTGTGTATGATTTTTGGATGGATGGAGAGTCTGCATATGAATAA
- a CDS encoding SPOR domain-containing protein: MSSTPVTQSSPFVKKYGSNRVWTVRISSFLSAENAWNFYSYLQKLGFKPVMVRLFDSKYRLWNIVQIGDYPTRSQAKASGRSFKKKMNLDYQIKSMNLGFLAARKATSPDTPLPLRPDKTFVSDPVRAKIVKTDPVVGNIPEDLKGGTEEFFYEIDQDDVLRAVSQRQREVILARIMVRRGYVDDGIRLYEKLVKIYPEDMDLREEYISTLIDNEEYNNASSLLQGWLEDDPVAAGALRQTARLKLLTGDYAQQQASLNYILQLRPGDTDALSSSAYGRQEGGDWLGAIESFSELIDREPNNVDARRALSGLLKRRRPRLTLTPRVYLQTNDTITTSMKTNFSMQLDSLTRGEFIYDFAQIYRPEGDGIEKVDKTINRAAFLFRRDFSRKFTGILGIGAFEGTAEGVTGALGFDWLVHDSGPVSFMVDYNNPWIDEPSAANYKGRYNQVSLTYDGFYNDTWGLFMNGQVRQYVVDNDRLYGTKGIYNVILTRKLLNNPELYVSYSYYRSHFKYEDENYTPITLVQNESIHTLSTSFSKWFCETIGVQVAGGIRQDEFKSSPSYFVSPNFIVRLGERWEFNTGYEYSSDSGLAGGGESQAITGGISYVF, encoded by the coding sequence GTGTCATCGACGCCCGTAACTCAAAGTAGTCCTTTTGTAAAAAAATACGGTTCTAATAGAGTGTGGACCGTTCGAATCTCATCTTTTTTGAGCGCAGAGAATGCTTGGAATTTTTATTCATATCTTCAAAAGCTAGGATTTAAGCCTGTAATGGTCAGGCTTTTTGATTCAAAATATCGTTTGTGGAATATTGTTCAGATCGGAGATTATCCCACACGCAGTCAAGCTAAAGCTTCCGGACGTTCTTTTAAGAAAAAGATGAATCTCGATTATCAGATTAAGAGTATGAATTTAGGGTTTCTCGCTGCAAGAAAGGCCACCTCACCTGATACTCCTTTGCCTCTAAGACCTGATAAAACATTCGTAAGTGATCCTGTCAGAGCTAAGATCGTTAAAACTGATCCGGTGGTTGGGAATATTCCAGAAGATTTGAAGGGCGGGACAGAAGAATTCTTTTATGAAATTGATCAGGATGATGTGTTGCGGGCCGTTTCTCAGCGTCAGCGTGAAGTTATTTTGGCGCGCATAATGGTCCGTCGCGGCTATGTAGACGATGGAATCAGATTGTATGAGAAGCTTGTTAAAATTTATCCTGAAGATATGGATTTGCGCGAAGAGTACATTTCTACCCTTATTGATAATGAAGAATATAATAACGCCAGCAGTCTGCTTCAAGGCTGGCTTGAAGATGACCCTGTCGCCGCAGGGGCTTTGCGTCAAACTGCGCGGCTTAAATTGCTGACAGGGGATTATGCTCAGCAACAGGCATCCCTTAATTATATTTTACAACTGCGCCCCGGAGATACTGATGCGTTGTCTTCCAGTGCATATGGGCGTCAGGAAGGCGGAGACTGGCTTGGAGCTATCGAGAGTTTTTCAGAATTGATTGACCGCGAGCCTAATAATGTTGATGCGCGTCGCGCTTTGTCCGGTCTTCTAAAGCGGCGCAGACCTCGCTTAACCCTCACTCCGCGAGTTTATTTGCAGACCAATGACACAATTACAACTTCAATGAAGACGAATTTTTCTATGCAGCTAGACAGCCTGACGCGGGGCGAATTTATTTATGATTTTGCGCAGATTTATCGTCCTGAAGGAGATGGCATCGAGAAGGTTGATAAAACAATCAACCGCGCGGCCTTTTTGTTTCGCAGAGATTTTTCACGTAAATTTACCGGAATTTTAGGTATCGGTGCTTTTGAGGGGACAGCAGAAGGGGTTACCGGAGCGCTTGGTTTTGACTGGTTGGTTCACGATTCCGGTCCTGTTTCATTTATGGTTGATTATAATAATCCGTGGATTGATGAGCCTTCCGCAGCAAACTATAAAGGTCGCTATAATCAGGTTTCGCTGACGTATGACGGGTTCTACAACGATACTTGGGGATTGTTTATGAACGGACAGGTCCGCCAGTATGTTGTGGATAATGACAGGTTGTATGGAACCAAAGGTATTTATAATGTTATTTTAACAAGAAAGCTTTTGAATAATCCGGAACTGTACGTATCCTATTCATACTATCGGTCACATTTTAAATACGAAGATGAAAATTATACCCCGATCACATTGGTACAAAATGAGAGTATTCATACTTTGAGCACAAGTTTCAGTAAGTGGTTTTGTGAGACCATAGGTGTTCAGGTCGCCGGAGGTATAAGGCAGGATGAGTTTAAAAGTTCTCCGAGTTACTTCGTTTCTCCGAATTTTATTGTGAGACTTGGCGAGAGATGGGAATTTAACACAGGGTATGAGTATAGCAGTGATTCCGGGTTAGCTGGCGGTGGCGAAAGTCAGGCTATTACTGGTGGCATCAGTTATGTTTTCTAA
- a CDS encoding tetratricopeptide repeat protein: MNIKLWRILLFALIIIGATVLIYPFPRDMVPLYLKSGEIAKASDLISTLLDENPDDLQLLTIGADVYLVRGLPDKAIASLNRVLEFKPEDLAVLEKLVQFYEWNVMPREALHTWERISKISSKRKKPFEQMVMYYRFYNMIHDEVGAIIKLNRLQSTREIADVFQKGINLEVARLSDKYDEQKEDPYQDYLIRHIFIVGEQFRVALANNEKINYLEFVTYALEYYVEVDRVEEALSFASYMDNETEKGLRNRIQLVKVLGWSQQYTAALDLAEKLYKLKPDSTILLKEMVWLAQSLNRYDLAEFSLEQLVRIEPDNNQHREDLGNMYMQTGKFGQAVALFRDLADKIGNFFKYAHNMLRAALYSSDTQLMAEVVAETESLNISDPEYQRTRAELLLGLNRPREAYAMLRAVAEGPGGEIEDYVRLLDAAGATGDDKLVAETIDLALRFKPDDISLMRQGAEAWMNAGNPLKSYQLYSKVVRKEGQEKDVIGMLLAAAETQKIKTAKEAAGYATKVLPDNIKVLSQAGEIMLWLNSPVDGYPYYKKAAVLTGGEKEAVMRLMQVASFTADSKIFRDAAITAVKLRPYDEQVAMLAAGVWAAAGDVEKAKQLIVRFADRKGETYEMLLQWAEFADKSGLTEEAYRLYDQIYSLNFKDKKVRANLARLAGWTNRPKVSAKLFGEMSDEQPGSFSLAIQAAKGYSDSAEYAKAVGYYERALSLKTSDTDLKLELALNYGLAGMNAKRIILLQDLYVQGVLPQGEKIELARAYLEEKDPQKALEILEPYARLKTLPRFEGFLLASAYDLAGRGRNASDIYKRLGREHNKDGIFMARLGAEALFNNHIAEAFSLFESALRVDKKNQTALKGIAIIYTERNEYKRAIAKFKAYNRIVPDDADARFQLGEIYLLVNREGDAVREFKKAKRILKRQGQVQKNLSIQAKKIIDRE; encoded by the coding sequence TTGAATATCAAGTTATGGCGAATACTTTTATTTGCGCTCATAATTATCGGAGCCACCGTTCTTATCTATCCTTTCCCGAGAGATATGGTTCCGCTGTATCTAAAAAGCGGTGAAATAGCTAAAGCTTCTGATTTAATTTCGACACTTTTGGATGAAAATCCTGATGATCTGCAACTGCTTACTATTGGTGCGGATGTTTATCTTGTCCGTGGATTGCCGGATAAGGCTATTGCCAGTTTAAATAGAGTTCTTGAATTTAAGCCGGAGGATCTTGCTGTCCTTGAAAAACTGGTTCAGTTTTACGAGTGGAATGTTATGCCTCGTGAGGCTTTGCATACATGGGAGAGGATCTCAAAAATAAGTTCAAAACGTAAAAAGCCATTTGAGCAAATGGTTATGTATTATCGTTTCTACAACATGATTCATGATGAAGTCGGGGCGATTATAAAGTTGAATCGTTTACAGTCAACTCGTGAAATTGCCGATGTTTTTCAAAAAGGGATAAATCTCGAAGTTGCCCGGCTTTCTGATAAGTACGATGAACAAAAAGAAGATCCCTATCAGGATTATCTTATCAGGCATATTTTTATAGTAGGAGAGCAGTTCCGGGTTGCTTTGGCTAATAATGAGAAAATTAATTACTTAGAGTTTGTTACTTATGCTCTTGAATATTATGTTGAAGTTGACCGTGTTGAAGAGGCGTTATCCTTTGCTTCTTATATGGATAATGAAACGGAGAAGGGATTAAGAAACCGTATTCAACTTGTTAAAGTTCTTGGCTGGTCTCAACAATATACTGCTGCTCTGGATTTGGCGGAAAAATTATATAAGCTTAAGCCGGATAGCACCATATTGCTTAAAGAAATGGTCTGGTTGGCTCAGAGTTTAAACAGATATGATCTTGCTGAGTTTTCATTGGAACAGTTGGTGCGCATTGAACCTGATAATAACCAGCATCGTGAAGATCTGGGAAATATGTATATGCAGACCGGAAAATTCGGTCAGGCCGTGGCGCTTTTTCGTGATTTGGCAGATAAAATCGGTAATTTCTTTAAATATGCTCACAACATGTTAAGAGCTGCTTTATATAGTTCTGATACACAGTTGATGGCAGAAGTTGTGGCAGAGACTGAATCTCTTAATATTTCTGATCCTGAATACCAGCGTACAAGGGCTGAACTTCTGCTCGGGCTTAATCGTCCTCGCGAAGCCTATGCGATGCTGAGGGCAGTAGCTGAAGGGCCCGGTGGAGAGATTGAGGATTATGTCAGACTTTTGGACGCTGCCGGAGCAACAGGAGATGATAAGCTTGTTGCAGAGACTATCGATTTAGCCTTACGTTTTAAGCCGGATGATATTTCACTCATGCGCCAAGGGGCCGAGGCTTGGATGAATGCCGGTAATCCTTTAAAATCATATCAATTATATAGTAAAGTAGTTCGCAAAGAAGGGCAGGAGAAAGACGTTATAGGTATGCTGCTTGCCGCTGCGGAAACTCAGAAAATTAAAACCGCAAAAGAGGCTGCCGGATACGCAACTAAGGTGTTGCCCGATAATATTAAAGTTCTGTCTCAGGCCGGAGAGATCATGCTTTGGCTGAATTCTCCGGTTGACGGTTACCCTTATTATAAAAAGGCTGCGGTCCTGACCGGTGGAGAGAAAGAAGCTGTTATGAGGCTTATGCAGGTGGCGTCTTTTACTGCTGACAGCAAAATTTTTAGAGATGCGGCTATAACTGCCGTTAAATTAAGACCTTATGATGAACAGGTTGCAATGCTTGCCGCAGGAGTCTGGGCTGCAGCCGGAGACGTGGAAAAAGCGAAACAGTTGATAGTCCGGTTTGCAGATAGAAAGGGCGAAACGTATGAAATGCTTCTTCAATGGGCTGAATTTGCAGATAAATCAGGACTTACCGAAGAAGCTTACAGGCTTTATGATCAAATTTATTCGTTGAATTTTAAAGATAAAAAGGTCCGCGCAAACTTGGCAAGGCTTGCAGGCTGGACGAATCGTCCAAAGGTGTCTGCAAAGCTTTTTGGTGAGATGTCTGATGAGCAGCCGGGTAGTTTTTCTTTGGCAATACAGGCTGCAAAAGGATATTCTGACTCAGCTGAATACGCAAAAGCCGTCGGTTATTATGAACGGGCGTTATCTCTCAAAACGAGTGACACTGATTTAAAGCTCGAATTGGCTCTTAATTACGGTCTTGCAGGAATGAATGCGAAGCGGATCATCCTGTTGCAGGATTTGTATGTACAGGGAGTGCTTCCACAGGGTGAAAAGATAGAATTGGCCAGAGCATATCTTGAGGAAAAAGATCCGCAAAAGGCTTTGGAAATTCTTGAACCTTATGCGCGTCTTAAGACTCTACCAAGGTTTGAAGGGTTTTTGCTTGCTTCCGCTTATGATCTGGCAGGACGCGGGCGCAATGCTTCTGATATTTATAAGAGGCTCGGACGTGAACATAATAAGGACGGAATTTTTATGGCCAGGCTTGGAGCTGAGGCCCTCTTTAATAATCATATAGCTGAGGCTTTTTCTTTGTTTGAATCAGCTCTCAGAGTGGATAAAAAGAACCAGACTGCGCTAAAGGGGATAGCCATAATTTATACTGAACGAAATGAGTATAAAAGGGCTATCGCTAAGTTTAAGGCATATAACAGAATTGTACCGGATGATGCCGATGCTAGATTTCAGCTTGGAGAGATATATTTGCTGGTTAACAGAGAGGGTGATGCTGTAAGGGAGTTTAAGAAAGCGAAGCGAATATTAAAGAGACAAGGGCAAGTTCAAAAGAATCTATCCATTCAAGCTAAAAAGATAATCGACAGGGAATAA
- a CDS encoding NAD-dependent epimerase/dehydratase family protein: protein MNKKTCLVTGCAGFIGSHLTHRLLDLGHSVVGVDNLSSGYVHNMSGFLDHPDFKFHEVSVAEEGLLESLKEAYPALDVIFHLAAIVSVPYSIEVPELTMAVNFEATKRMLESSASLGLSTFVFAGSAAEYGNEGRLPVREEYATDEVVPLSPYGVAKYKSSSLIEKSGYGCSLRFFNIFGPRQDPTSQYSGVISRFVDFGLAGKNMVIFGDGTQSRDFLYVSDVVDSYLIAAGLDLEGRGPLTGIYNVGTGHGISVLQLAETVSKLTSAPSEIVFKPERAGDIKHSRADISKISAVGFSSSVSFEEGLKKTIEWAKSCK from the coding sequence ATGAATAAAAAAACATGTCTAGTTACAGGGTGTGCCGGTTTTATAGGAAGTCATCTTACCCATCGATTGCTTGATCTAGGTCATTCTGTTGTGGGTGTGGATAATTTATCTTCCGGATATGTGCACAATATGAGCGGTTTTTTGGATCATCCTGATTTTAAATTTCACGAAGTCTCTGTCGCTGAAGAAGGGTTGCTTGAAAGTTTAAAGGAAGCATATCCAGCGCTTGATGTAATATTTCATTTGGCGGCTATAGTGAGTGTTCCTTATTCGATTGAGGTTCCTGAACTTACAATGGCAGTTAACTTCGAAGCGACTAAGAGAATGCTTGAGTCGTCCGCAAGTCTAGGGTTATCAACTTTTGTTTTTGCCGGATCTGCCGCAGAATACGGCAATGAAGGGCGGCTTCCTGTCCGTGAAGAATATGCGACTGATGAGGTTGTGCCCTTAAGTCCATATGGAGTTGCGAAGTATAAGTCTTCTTCGCTGATCGAAAAAAGCGGGTATGGATGTTCTTTGCGTTTCTTTAATATATTCGGGCCAAGGCAGGACCCTACAAGTCAGTACAGCGGTGTGATTTCAAGATTTGTTGATTTCGGTCTGGCTGGAAAAAACATGGTTATCTTCGGCGACGGCACTCAGTCTCGCGATTTTTTATATGTATCTGATGTTGTTGATTCCTATTTAATTGCTGCCGGACTTGACCTTGAGGGGCGTGGTCCTCTTACCGGAATTTACAACGTAGGAACTGGACACGGGATTTCAGTTTTGCAGTTGGCCGAGACTGTTTCCAAGCTGACATCGGCACCTTCTGAAATAGTTTTTAAGCCTGAAAGGGCTGGAGATATTAAACACTCCCGTGCAGATATAAGCAAAATTTCAGCAGTGGGATTTAGTTCTTCTGTCTCTTTTGAAGAAGGTTTGAAAAAAACTATTGAGTGGGCAAAGTCCTGTAAATAG
- the pelG gene encoding exopolysaccharide Pel transporter PelG, giving the protein MAGIGFELRRMLGKDSYLSEMSAYLYAAMVSSGPWLMSVLCLSILGLYSYSGFSRLDQEIFRTTIVYVYAFTLVYVGYIQLVVTRYLADKFYLGEERITLTAFFSSSILVLIVGSIIGIGGLWTFELTITYKIIAVVLFLIVAMIWLAMIFLSAVKDFRSIVQAFAIGTSISVGAAFLLYPVMGLNGYLLGYTFGQAVIYFWLLARLLAEFPARRVWDWGMLSYFLKYWELALIGMLFNLAIWIDKILFWFAPDSRMVVPYLRTHDMYEGPIFFAYLTIVPTLAIFLVKIETKFYEHYHDYFAKIISKKNLSSILEEKKGMVLMLKESLREILIVQGSLTLLCLFMASDFIEIVGLSPIQKPLLQIALIGSLMQVMLSVAVIILFYFDLRKEVLLITLIFLFSNAGLTLLSMKLGFTFYGYGYCYSCFISLLCAYYFVSKSVTDLEYITFAGQPII; this is encoded by the coding sequence ATGGCTGGAATAGGATTTGAATTAAGAAGAATGCTGGGCAAAGACAGTTATTTGTCTGAAATGTCGGCCTACCTGTATGCTGCGATGGTTTCATCCGGGCCGTGGCTTATGAGTGTTCTTTGTTTATCTATTCTCGGGTTGTATTCATATTCCGGTTTTTCTCGTCTCGATCAGGAAATTTTCAGGACAACTATTGTTTATGTTTATGCTTTTACGCTGGTTTACGTAGGATATATTCAGCTTGTAGTAACCCGTTATCTTGCGGATAAATTTTATCTGGGTGAAGAACGGATTACACTCACAGCTTTTTTTTCAAGTTCTATTCTTGTGCTTATTGTCGGTTCTATTATCGGGATTGGAGGGCTTTGGACCTTTGAACTAACTATAACATATAAGATTATAGCTGTTGTCCTTTTCCTGATTGTCGCAATGATATGGCTGGCCATGATTTTTCTTTCAGCCGTAAAAGATTTTCGCAGTATAGTGCAGGCTTTCGCCATTGGTACATCGATCAGCGTAGGAGCAGCCTTTCTGCTTTATCCAGTGATGGGTCTTAATGGGTATTTACTCGGATATACTTTTGGGCAGGCTGTTATTTATTTCTGGCTTCTGGCAAGGCTTCTGGCAGAATTTCCGGCCAGACGGGTGTGGGATTGGGGGATGTTGTCTTATTTTTTAAAATATTGGGAACTTGCTTTAATCGGCATGCTTTTCAATCTGGCAATATGGATAGACAAAATTTTATTCTGGTTTGCTCCTGATTCAAGAATGGTGGTTCCTTATCTGCGAACCCATGATATGTATGAAGGACCGATATTTTTTGCTTATTTAACAATTGTTCCGACATTAGCTATTTTTTTGGTCAAAATTGAAACTAAGTTTTACGAGCATTATCATGATTATTTTGCGAAAATAATTTCCAAAAAAAATCTTTCCAGTATTTTAGAAGAGAAGAAAGGAATGGTTCTCATGCTCAAGGAAAGCTTGCGTGAGATTTTAATCGTTCAGGGATCGTTAACTCTTCTATGTTTGTTCATGGCTTCCGACTTCATTGAGATTGTTGGGCTTTCTCCTATTCAAAAGCCACTCTTGCAGATAGCCTTAATAGGCTCCTTAATGCAGGTTATGTTATCGGTTGCTGTGATTATTTTATTCTATTTTGATTTGCGGAAAGAGGTTTTGCTGATAACTTTGATTTTTCTATTCAGTAATGCGGGCCTTACTCTGTTAAGTATGAAATTAGGGTTTACTTTTTACGGATACGGTTACTGCTATTCCTGCTTTATCTCTTTACTGTGTGCATACTACTTTGTTTCAAAAAGTGTGACGGATCTGGAATATATAACTTTTGCTGGGCAACCGATAATTTAA
- the pelF gene encoding GT4 family glycosyltransferase PelF has product MNNEYDKNEKEYDVCLLLEGTYPFVSGGVSSWIHNLIKGMPELTFTAICILATSKEKAEYKYEVPDNFVDLKVIYLHDPIDNKKSPFKSISKKNIQKMRKFHYSLDKYDIGFMTEIVDLFREDKYPLSELMHGKKAWDLLVERYKPDMNKESFIDYFWTYRFTHLPIFKMLPLELPKARVYHTISTGYAGLLGVIARVTTGRPLLLTEHGIYVKERKIEISQAEWIYHKKDERFRVDSKLGAIQTFWIRMFEQLGKICYDYSSEIYTLYEGNKQLEILEGADPAKIKIIPNGISLDNFLGLKPEDHDYKGQTEFAIGFVGRVVPIKDVKTFLRACKIVALKVEKFKVYIMGPTEEDEEYYEECLNLVKLLHIEDVIEFTGKVKVTDYLPKLDAIVLTSISEAQPLVIMEANCAGVPAVASDVGSCRELIEGRTVADKALGPSGIVTKVADPIGTGEAILTILQKPVLRKKMSLAGIERVKTFYKESDLNETYLKIYHKYMKMEDLE; this is encoded by the coding sequence ATGAATAATGAATATGATAAAAATGAAAAAGAATATGACGTTTGTCTACTTCTTGAGGGGACTTATCCATTTGTTTCCGGCGGAGTATCAAGCTGGATTCATAATTTAATTAAGGGAATGCCCGAGCTGACTTTTACAGCAATCTGTATTTTGGCAACATCTAAGGAAAAAGCAGAGTATAAATATGAAGTTCCTGATAACTTCGTAGACCTTAAAGTTATTTACCTTCATGATCCGATTGATAATAAAAAAAGCCCGTTTAAGAGTATTTCCAAAAAAAATATTCAGAAGATGAGGAAATTCCATTATAGTCTTGATAAGTATGATATCGGTTTTATGACGGAAATTGTTGATCTATTTCGTGAGGATAAATATCCGCTCAGTGAGTTGATGCATGGTAAAAAAGCTTGGGATTTACTTGTTGAGAGATATAAACCTGATATGAATAAAGAGTCTTTTATCGACTATTTCTGGACATATCGTTTTACACATCTTCCTATTTTTAAAATGCTTCCGTTAGAACTTCCTAAAGCAAGAGTTTATCACACTATATCAACAGGTTATGCTGGGCTTTTAGGCGTTATAGCCAGAGTTACAACCGGTCGCCCTCTGTTGCTTACCGAGCATGGAATTTACGTGAAAGAACGTAAAATAGAAATTTCGCAGGCTGAATGGATTTATCACAAGAAAGATGAAAGATTTCGAGTGGACAGCAAGCTCGGAGCAATTCAAACTTTTTGGATTCGCATGTTCGAACAACTTGGAAAAATTTGTTACGATTATTCTTCAGAAATATACACTCTTTACGAGGGTAATAAGCAACTTGAAATTCTTGAAGGGGCTGATCCTGCCAAAATCAAGATAATTCCTAATGGAATCAGTCTTGATAATTTTCTTGGATTAAAGCCGGAAGATCATGATTACAAAGGACAGACAGAGTTCGCCATTGGTTTTGTAGGCAGGGTTGTGCCTATTAAGGATGTTAAGACTTTTCTCAGGGCTTGCAAGATCGTTGCTCTTAAAGTCGAGAAGTTTAAAGTATATATAATGGGGCCGACCGAGGAAGACGAAGAGTATTACGAAGAATGTCTTAACTTAGTAAAACTGCTTCATATTGAAGATGTAATTGAATTTACCGGTAAGGTTAAAGTTACAGACTATCTGCCTAAACTTGATGCAATTGTACTGACAAGCATAAGTGAAGCTCAGCCGCTTGTAATAATGGAAGCCAATTGCGCTGGAGTGCCGGCAGTAGCATCTGATGTCGGTTCATGCCGGGAGTTGATCGAAGGACGGACCGTCGCCGATAAGGCTCTCGGGCCTTCAGGGATAGTAACAAAAGTTGCAGATCCGATTGGGACAGGGGAAGCTATTCTGACTATTTTACAAAAACCTGTCCTAAGAAAGAAAATGTCATTGGCGGGCATTGAGCGGGTAAAAACTTTCTATAAAGAATCTGATTTGAACGAAACATATTTGAAGATTTATCATAAGTATATGAAGATGGAAGACCTGGAGTAA